Proteins encoded in a region of the Mucispirillum schaedleri ASF457 genome:
- the rlmN gene encoding 23S rRNA (adenine(2503)-C(2))-methyltransferase RlmN, which translates to MKKIDCLSAEEIKEIVINFSEQSFRGRQIYNWLYHNNVTSFDMMTNIPVSLREKLSSEYEFTYFVEVKRLTSSDGSIKFLFRLEDGESIESVLLSDGSRISGCISTQVGCRMGCKFCATAGAVGFKRSLTVGEILAQVAALRKSAEELFDESLLNLVFMGMGEPLDNIDNLKKALTILLDDEAFGFSHRKITVSTSGLISGIKKFFQMESPVNLAVSINAPNEKIRASIMPVTNKNHLNDLIQTLKNVDLDKRKRITLEYVLLGGVNDSLAHAKEFVQLIKGIKAKINLISYNGSPYSKFKTPSENNVLQFQEYLINNNLTAFIRKKLGQDIAGACGQLAADYKGV; encoded by the coding sequence ATGAAAAAAATAGATTGTTTATCTGCAGAAGAAATAAAAGAAATTGTTATAAACTTTTCTGAGCAGTCTTTTCGCGGTAGACAGATATATAACTGGCTTTATCACAATAATGTTACATCATTTGATATGATGACTAATATTCCTGTGTCTCTGCGGGAAAAATTATCATCAGAATATGAATTTACCTATTTTGTGGAAGTTAAAAGACTTACTTCTAGTGACGGCTCTATTAAATTTCTTTTTAGATTAGAAGATGGTGAAAGTATAGAGTCAGTTTTATTAAGTGATGGCAGCAGAATTTCTGGCTGTATTTCTACTCAGGTAGGCTGCCGTATGGGTTGTAAATTTTGTGCTACAGCTGGTGCTGTTGGGTTTAAACGCAGCTTAACTGTTGGTGAAATATTAGCTCAGGTTGCAGCTTTAAGAAAAAGTGCAGAAGAGCTTTTTGACGAAAGTCTTTTAAATCTAGTATTTATGGGTATGGGTGAACCACTTGATAATATTGATAATTTAAAGAAAGCTCTTACTATATTATTAGATGATGAAGCTTTTGGATTTTCTCACAGGAAAATCACAGTATCTACATCAGGTTTAATTAGCGGTATTAAAAAGTTTTTTCAAATGGAATCCCCTGTTAATCTTGCTGTTTCAATTAATGCTCCAAATGAAAAAATAAGAGCTTCTATTATGCCTGTAACAAATAAAAACCATTTAAATGATTTAATTCAGACACTAAAAAATGTAGATTTAGATAAAAGAAAACGCATTACACTTGAATATGTCTTGCTTGGTGGTGTAAATGATTCATTAGCTCATGCTAAGGAATTTGTGCAGCTTATTAAAGGAATAAAGGCAAAAATTAATCTTATATCATATAATGGCTCACCTTATTCAAAATTTAAAACACCAAGTGAAAACAATGTATTACAGTTTCAAGAATATTTAATAAATAATAACCTTACTGCATTTATCAGAAAAAAATTAGGACAGGATATTGCAGGTGCCTGCGGTCAGCTTGCAGCAGACTATAAAGGTGTATAA
- a CDS encoding NAD(+)/NADH kinase — protein sequence MKAALIVKPKGEVKNTVEKVIQILEAKGITPLLEKETVERLVINKESYSISYMRSQADLVIVLGGDGTLLYASRMFRFLSVPVLGFNLGRLGFIMEYNIDNFEKIINSFIEKKLIVKRRMKVAGIILENGENIFEEEALNEIVINKGAPSRMIELSIFIDNSFVTRYRSDGAIISTPTGSTGYTISAGGPIVHSDLDSIILSPICPHALNIRPIVLSKTSIIDIRIETSNVECYATYDGQIVRPFNSGSILRVSRSSCDLHLAVSQDRNYYSILRDKLGWGGIPC from the coding sequence GTGAAAGCAGCATTAATTGTAAAACCAAAAGGCGAAGTAAAAAATACAGTAGAAAAAGTTATTCAAATATTAGAAGCAAAGGGTATAACGCCACTGCTTGAAAAAGAAACTGTTGAAAGGCTTGTTATTAATAAAGAAAGCTATTCTATCAGTTATATGCGTTCTCAGGCAGATTTAGTAATAGTTTTAGGTGGAGATGGCACTTTGCTTTATGCTTCAAGAATGTTTAGATTTTTAAGTGTTCCTGTGCTTGGCTTTAATCTTGGCAGGTTAGGGTTTATTATGGAATATAATATTGATAATTTTGAAAAAATTATTAATAGTTTTATAGAAAAGAAATTAATTGTTAAACGCCGTATGAAAGTTGCAGGAATAATATTAGAAAATGGGGAAAATATTTTTGAAGAAGAAGCGTTAAATGAAATCGTTATAAATAAGGGTGCCCCATCAAGAATGATAGAATTAAGTATTTTTATTGATAATAGTTTTGTAACACGCTATCGTTCAGATGGTGCAATAATTTCTACCCCTACAGGCTCTACAGGCTATACAATTTCAGCAGGTGGTCCTATTGTTCACTCTGATTTAGATTCAATAATACTTTCTCCAATATGTCCGCATGCTTTAAATATTCGCCCTATTGTTCTGTCAAAAACAAGTATAATAGATATTCGTATAGAAACAAGTAATGTGGAATGTTATGCAACTTATGATGGACAGATTGTCCGTCCGTTTAACAGCGGAAGTATTCTGCGAGTTTCCCGCTCATCATGTGATTTGCATTTAGCTGTATCGCAGGATAGAAATTATTACAGTATACTACGAGATAAACTTGGCTGGGGAGGCATACCGTGTTAA
- a CDS encoding peroxiredoxin, producing the protein MLKKGDKAPSFELESSSGGIVSNESLKGSKYVLYFYPKDNTSGCTKEAVEFSQLINDFKNKNIQIFGVSPDSIQKHHKFINDHDLKVTLLSDPENTVSSAYFAYGDKTMYGKVYKGIIRSTFIINEEGIIEEAFYKVKASGHAKKVLGCAL; encoded by the coding sequence ATGTTAAAAAAAGGAGATAAAGCACCATCTTTTGAACTTGAAAGTAGCAGCGGGGGTATAGTATCAAATGAAAGTTTAAAAGGCTCTAAATATGTTTTATATTTTTATCCAAAAGATAACACATCAGGCTGCACAAAAGAAGCAGTAGAATTCAGCCAGTTAATAAATGATTTTAAAAATAAAAATATCCAAATCTTTGGTGTAAGCCCAGATAGTATTCAAAAACACCATAAATTTATTAATGACCATGATTTAAAAGTGACTTTATTATCCGACCCAGAAAATACTGTTTCATCAGCATATTTTGCTTATGGTGATAAAACTATGTATGGCAAAGTTTATAAAGGTATAATCCGCTCTACATTTATAATTAATGAAGAAGGCATAATAGAAGAAGCATTTTATAAAGTAAAAGCAAGTGGTCATGCAAAAAAAGTATTAGGATGTGCTTTATAA
- the pyrF gene encoding orotidine-5'-phosphate decarboxylase, translating into MEIIAALDFDDINKAKELVKKVGSNIFYYKVGLELFVSSGPSIIDWLKSENKKVFLDLKFHDIPNTASRAVSAAANYGADIINIHTQGGKQMMQKCVEELQNECSRKNLAKPLLIGVTVLTSLDDNHLIEYSINDFSAAGYVLKLAGFAKECGLDGVVSSAKETKIIKENLGSDFITVTPGIRPAGADITDQKRVVTPKDALHLGSDYIVIGRPITAAKDPAYAAELILKEINE; encoded by the coding sequence ATGGAAATAATTGCTGCACTTGATTTTGATGATATTAATAAAGCTAAAGAGCTTGTTAAAAAAGTAGGCTCAAATATTTTTTATTATAAAGTAGGTTTAGAGCTTTTTGTTTCAAGTGGTCCTTCTATTATAGACTGGCTTAAATCAGAAAATAAAAAAGTATTTCTTGATTTAAAATTTCATGATATACCAAATACTGCTTCTCGTGCTGTTTCTGCAGCTGCTAATTATGGTGCAGATATTATTAATATTCACACTCAGGGTGGAAAGCAGATGATGCAGAAATGTGTGGAAGAGCTGCAAAATGAATGCAGCAGGAAAAACCTTGCAAAGCCGTTATTAATAGGTGTTACTGTGCTTACAAGTCTGGATGACAATCATTTAATTGAATACAGCATAAATGATTTTTCGGCTGCAGGTTATGTATTAAAACTTGCAGGTTTTGCAAAGGAATGCGGTCTTGATGGTGTTGTTTCTAGTGCAAAAGAAACAAAAATCATTAAAGAAAATTTAGGAAGTGATTTTATTACTGTAACACCAGGTATCAGACCTGCAGGAGCAGATATTACTGACCAAAAAAGAGTTGTTACACCAAAAGATGCTCTACATCTTGGCTCTGATTATATAGTTATAGGCAGACCTATTACAGCAGCTAAAGACCCTGCTTATGCAGCAGAATTAATTTTAAAGGAGATTAATGAATAA
- the pyrE gene encoding orotate phosphoribosyltransferase has translation MNNMNSDTVIKNYEEHGALLRGHFLLSSGLHSDAYLQSECIMQDPANAKKVVSGLVDMLKDLDFTTIVSPAIGGIRFGYELASQMNKRTLFTERVDGIMTFRRGFTLKKGEKVLVAEDVVTTGKSTKECIKAVEEAGGIVTGIASIIDRSSGTAGFTVPFYPLAAVDVKSYNVEECPMCKEGIPCVKPGSRVFAK, from the coding sequence ATGAATAATATGAATAGTGATACAGTTATTAAAAATTATGAAGAACATGGAGCTTTATTGAGAGGACATTTTCTTCTTTCATCAGGTCTTCATTCTGATGCTTATCTTCAATCTGAATGTATCATGCAGGACCCTGCTAATGCAAAAAAAGTTGTCAGTGGTTTAGTTGATATGTTAAAAGATTTAGATTTTACAACAATTGTTAGTCCTGCAATAGGTGGTATCAGGTTTGGATATGAACTTGCATCTCAAATGAATAAAAGAACTCTTTTTACTGAAAGAGTTGATGGAATTATGACTTTTCGCCGTGGGTTTACATTAAAAAAAGGTGAAAAAGTATTAGTTGCAGAAGATGTTGTTACTACTGGCAAATCTACAAAAGAATGTATAAAAGCAGTAGAAGAAGCTGGTGGTATTGTTACTGGTATTGCATCTATTATTGATAGAAGCTCTGGAACAGCTGGCTTTACAGTTCCTTTTTATCCGCTTGCAGCTGTTGATGTAAAAAGCTACAATGTAGAAGAATGTCCAATGTGTAAAGAAGGTATTCCTTGTGTAAAACCTGGAAGCCGTGTTTTTGCAAAATGA
- a CDS encoding flagellar brake protein: MQNETAMEIITAVKKLIKAELKLWVAVSGTKRLFVTKVNNVYDTSFTILPPTDNGKNLIVTKKTELEFMFTIENGKYFFTTKPIGIIKENITLLAIELPASIQRNEMRAFYRVEMLRRIPVKLINVANGLNDSNYKENDVVTMTCTDLSGGGMKLISPVFLDKDDVLEIDLSGLVDDIEKVCAKVIRYIGVEEEGHAVGIMFTSLTESVRDKIIRCVFQRQHDKERLTDNFRRKNVF, from the coding sequence TTGCAAAATGAAACAGCTATGGAAATAATTACTGCTGTCAAAAAACTTATTAAAGCAGAACTGAAGCTTTGGGTGGCAGTAAGTGGTACAAAAAGACTGTTTGTTACAAAAGTAAATAATGTTTATGATACATCATTTACAATACTTCCTCCAACAGACAATGGTAAAAATCTTATTGTAACAAAAAAAACTGAATTAGAGTTTATGTTTACAATAGAAAATGGCAAGTATTTCTTTACAACTAAACCAATAGGTATTATAAAAGAGAATATTACTCTTTTAGCTATTGAGTTGCCTGCAAGTATTCAAAGAAATGAAATGCGGGCATTTTACAGAGTAGAAATGCTTAGGCGAATACCTGTAAAACTGATAAATGTGGCAAATGGACTTAATGATAGTAATTATAAAGAAAATGATGTTGTAACAATGACATGTACTGACCTTTCAGGCGGTGGAATGAAATTAATCAGCCCAGTATTTTTAGACAAAGATGATGTATTAGAGATAGATTTAAGCGGTCTTGTAGATGATATTGAAAAGGTTTGTGCTAAAGTAATAAGATATATAGGTGTGGAAGAAGAAGGACATGCTGTTGGAATAATGTTTACATCTTTAACAGAATCTGTTAGAGACAAAATAATAAGGTGTGTTTTTCAGCGTCAACATGATAAAGAAAGATTAACAGATAATTTTAGGAGGAAAAATGTCTTTTAA
- a CDS encoding polyprenyl synthetase family protein: MNNILSFFQESSERVEHFLDKKFVNSSIYTVKLTEGMRYSLFAGGKRLRPALVYASYGIFSDDYDYVTPFAAAIEVIHTYSLIHDDLPAMDNDDMRRGKPSNHIAFGEAEAILAGDALLTKAFEIMSDYTVSPNIPDNIRVNAVYKLALAAGDLGMVGGQYADIAAEGRKATSELVEFIHKNKTAALIECAVYLGGIAGGADDKQIEQLISFGRYAGLAFQVIDDILDITSSSETLGKNIQKDINSHKATYPAVYSLEGAKNKAEQYIDKACKSLESFGDKADTLLSIAEFIMERKS; encoded by the coding sequence ATGAATAATATATTGTCTTTTTTTCAAGAAAGCTCTGAAAGGGTGGAGCATTTTTTAGATAAGAAGTTTGTAAATTCTTCAATTTATACTGTAAAATTAACAGAAGGTATGCGATACAGCTTATTTGCAGGTGGTAAAAGACTGCGTCCAGCATTGGTATATGCTTCTTATGGTATATTTTCAGATGATTATGATTATGTTACACCATTTGCAGCAGCTATTGAGGTGATTCATACTTATTCATTAATTCATGATGATTTGCCAGCTATGGATAATGATGATATGAGACGAGGAAAACCATCTAATCATATTGCCTTTGGTGAAGCAGAAGCAATTTTAGCAGGTGATGCACTTCTTACAAAAGCATTTGAAATTATGTCAGACTATACAGTATCTCCAAATATTCCAGATAATATTCGTGTTAATGCAGTGTATAAACTGGCTCTTGCAGCTGGTGATTTAGGTATGGTTGGCGGTCAATATGCAGATATAGCAGCAGAAGGCAGGAAAGCAACATCTGAACTTGTGGAATTTATACATAAAAATAAAACTGCTGCTTTAATAGAATGTGCTGTATATTTAGGTGGTATAGCAGGCGGAGCAGATGATAAACAAATTGAGCAGCTTATTTCATTTGGCAGATATGCAGGACTTGCTTTTCAAGTAATAGATGATATTTTAGATATTACTTCATCATCAGAAACACTTGGTAAAAATATTCAAAAAGATATAAACAGTCATAAAGCTACATATCCTGCTGTTTATTCTCTTGAAGGTGCAAAAAATAAAGCAGAGCAGTATATAGATAAAGCATGTAAAAGTTTAGAAAGTTTTGGTGATAAAGCTGATACACTGCTTTCTATTGCTGAATTTATTATGGAGCGTAAATCATAG
- a CDS encoding RnfABCDGE type electron transport complex subunit B gives MIYAVLVLGIIGFIAGSSLAFASKYFHVSKDERIEVIKDMLSGANCGACGYAGCAALAKAICEGSAPVSLCAALKDNEIKNISNILGLESTENIKKKAYIRCSGGINCQNRYEYFGPNDCLLMSQYDGGIKACKYGCVGGGTCEKVCPFDAVHIGKNGFAEVDYEKCTGCGLCVAECPKHLIFLESEHKLNVACLSIEKGGFQKKFCNTGCIGCKLCEKACEYNAVHVNNFLASIDYNKCVNCGKCIEVCPSDTIKI, from the coding sequence ATGATATATGCTGTATTAGTATTAGGAATTATAGGTTTCATTGCAGGCAGTAGTCTTGCATTTGCTTCTAAATATTTTCATGTTTCAAAGGATGAAAGGATAGAAGTAATAAAAGATATGTTATCTGGTGCAAACTGTGGTGCCTGTGGATATGCAGGCTGTGCAGCTTTGGCAAAAGCAATTTGTGAAGGCAGTGCTCCAGTAAGCCTTTGTGCTGCTTTAAAGGATAATGAAATAAAAAATATATCAAATATATTAGGTCTTGAAAGCACTGAAAACATAAAGAAAAAAGCGTATATTAGGTGTTCTGGTGGTATAAACTGTCAAAACAGGTATGAATATTTTGGACCTAATGACTGCCTTTTAATGAGTCAGTATGATGGTGGAATAAAAGCATGTAAATATGGATGTGTTGGTGGTGGAACATGTGAAAAAGTATGTCCTTTTGATGCTGTGCATATTGGCAAAAATGGCTTTGCAGAAGTTGATTATGAAAAATGTACAGGCTGTGGATTATGTGTTGCAGAATGTCCTAAACATTTAATTTTTTTAGAAAGTGAGCATAAGTTAAATGTTGCATGTCTTTCAATAGAAAAAGGTGGTTTTCAGAAAAAGTTTTGCAATACAGGCTGCATTGGCTGTAAATTATGTGAAAAAGCTTGTGAATATAATGCTGTTCATGTAAATAATTTTCTTGCTTCAATAGATTATAATAAATGTGTAAACTGTGGTAAATGTATAGAAGTATGTCCAAGTGATACAATAAAAATATAA
- a CDS encoding STAS domain-containing protein, whose amino-acid sequence MSFNSQRETVEGNLKVEFIFPVHEIDSFNGEELKVYIEGISGEVDSVVINFSDITYLNSSGLRELIQLFKVLKEKDKSLIFSNVSDDIYKIFVHTNLNRLFTIVGDDEEAKAKLLK is encoded by the coding sequence ATGTCTTTTAATAGTCAGCGTGAAACAGTGGAGGGAAATCTTAAAGTAGAATTTATATTCCCAGTTCATGAGATTGATTCTTTTAATGGTGAAGAGTTAAAAGTTTATATTGAGGGTATATCTGGTGAAGTTGATAGCGTTGTTATTAACTTTTCTGATATAACATATTTAAACTCAAGTGGTTTAAGGGAGTTAATACAATTATTTAAAGTATTAAAAGAAAAAGACAAAAGTCTGATTTTTTCTAATGTTAGTGATGATATTTATAAAATATTTGTTCATACTAACTTAAACAGGCTTTTTACTATTGTCGGTGATGATGAAGAAGCTAAAGCTAAACTTTTAAAATAA
- the dxs gene encoding 1-deoxy-D-xylulose-5-phosphate synthase: MENSNAEFLQSLNLPYDIKHLSYNDLEKVAKETRELIIDVTSKNGGHIAPSLGVVELTIALLRVFDLPKDKIIWDVSHQSYAYKILTDRLNSFHTLRQYKGISGFSRPEESIYDTCISGHASTSISSAIGITLANSILNQEGQAVAVIGDGALTGGLALEALNNIGVFKKNIIIVLNDNEMSISANVGGFSSYLSKSLTGVLATKMRYDFKNAAEKAPFGDAVLKISKKMENVMIGMLSPGAFFENLGIRYIGPIDGHNVKDIEKALSNAKLQKRPVLVHIATKKGKGYVPAEKSPDVFHGVSAFDKETGAAKNKCDALSWTDVFGRKILSMAEKYNNIAAITAAMGDGTGLRSFAEKFPDRFFDVGIAEQYAVTFSAGLAIAGMKPYCAIYSTFLQRAYDQIIHDIAIAELPVTICVDRGGFVGADGSTHHGIYDIAYLKTVPNLNIMLPKDRHELEAMLDLSYELNKPVAIRYARGSVYDNQELIYNKLELGKPEVISDKGKTAVISVGHIFSEVYTAYKKLLDESLDITLINLRFIKPLNTEYLLNILKDKSFVVIIEEGSLIGGAGEMIVSLLNNSGIYIPCRTIGISDEFFEHGTVSDLRKDAGLDWKSLYNTIKDCIHQA; the protein is encoded by the coding sequence ATAGAAAATAGTAATGCAGAGTTTCTGCAATCATTAAATCTGCCTTATGATATTAAACATTTATCTTATAATGATTTAGAAAAAGTTGCAAAAGAAACCAGAGAATTAATTATTGATGTAACATCTAAAAATGGCGGTCATATTGCACCAAGCCTTGGAGTTGTAGAACTTACTATTGCATTACTGCGTGTTTTTGATTTGCCAAAAGATAAAATCATATGGGATGTTAGCCATCAGTCCTATGCTTATAAAATATTAACTGACAGACTTAATTCTTTTCATACACTTAGGCAGTATAAAGGGATAAGCGGTTTTTCAAGACCTGAAGAAAGCATATATGATACATGTATATCAGGTCATGCAAGCACATCTATATCTTCGGCAATAGGTATTACTCTTGCAAACTCAATATTAAATCAAGAAGGGCAGGCAGTAGCTGTTATTGGTGATGGTGCTTTAACTGGTGGCTTAGCTTTAGAAGCTTTAAATAACATTGGAGTATTTAAAAAGAATATTATTATAGTTCTTAATGATAATGAAATGTCTATTAGTGCAAATGTTGGCGGCTTTTCGTCTTATCTTTCTAAATCATTAACAGGTGTTCTGGCAACAAAAATGCGGTATGATTTTAAAAATGCAGCAGAAAAAGCTCCATTTGGTGATGCGGTATTAAAAATATCTAAAAAAATGGAAAATGTTATGATAGGTATGTTATCTCCTGGAGCATTTTTTGAAAATTTAGGTATAAGATATATAGGTCCAATAGATGGGCATAATGTAAAAGATATAGAAAAAGCTCTATCCAATGCAAAATTGCAAAAAAGGCCTGTTTTAGTTCATATTGCAACAAAAAAAGGCAAAGGTTATGTGCCTGCCGAAAAAAGTCCTGATGTTTTCCATGGTGTTTCAGCTTTTGATAAAGAAACTGGTGCTGCAAAGAATAAATGTGATGCTTTATCATGGACAGATGTTTTTGGCAGAAAAATATTATCTATGGCAGAAAAATATAATAATATTGCAGCAATAACAGCAGCAATGGGTGATGGCACTGGGCTTAGAAGCTTTGCAGAAAAATTCCCTGATAGATTTTTTGATGTTGGTATTGCAGAACAGTATGCTGTTACATTTTCAGCAGGACTTGCCATTGCTGGTATGAAACCATATTGTGCCATTTATTCTACTTTTTTACAGCGTGCTTATGACCAGATTATTCATGATATAGCAATAGCAGAACTTCCTGTTACGATATGTGTAGACAGAGGTGGTTTTGTAGGTGCAGATGGTTCAACTCATCATGGTATATATGATATTGCATATTTAAAGACTGTTCCAAATTTAAATATAATGCTGCCAAAAGATAGGCATGAGCTGGAAGCAATGCTTGATTTAAGTTATGAATTAAATAAACCTGTTGCTATACGATATGCAAGGGGCAGTGTATATGATAATCAAGAGCTGATATATAATAAACTGGAGCTTGGAAAGCCAGAAGTTATTTCTGATAAAGGAAAAACAGCAGTTATTTCTGTTGGGCATATATTCAGTGAAGTTTATACTGCATATAAAAAACTGCTTGATGAAAGTCTTGATATTACACTTATTAACCTTAGGTTTATAAAACCACTTAATACAGAATATTTATTAAATATTTTAAAAGATAAATCTTTTGTTGTAATAATAGAAGAAGGTTCACTAATAGGTGGTGCTGGTGAGATGATTGTTTCTTTATTAAATAACAGTGGCATATATATACCATGCAGGACTATTGGCATAAGTGATGAATTTTTTGAACATGGCACAGTTTCTGATTTACGAAAAGATGCAGGTCTTGATTGGAAAAGCCTTTATAATACTATAAAAGACTGCATTCATCAGGCTTAA
- the xseB gene encoding exodeoxyribonuclease VII small subunit produces MKAVVDFENNLKRLEDIVTALEKEEHSLEETVKLFQEGMNLSKECRKALKEVENSVKVVMEEDDNGNIITSDLKTNE; encoded by the coding sequence ATGAAAGCTGTTGTAGATTTTGAAAATAATTTAAAAAGATTAGAAGATATTGTTACAGCATTAGAAAAAGAAGAACATTCATTAGAAGAAACTGTTAAACTTTTTCAGGAAGGAATGAACCTTTCAAAAGAATGCCGTAAAGCTTTAAAAGAAGTTGAAAACTCTGTAAAAGTAGTTATGGAAGAAGATGATAACGGCAACATAATTACAAGTGATTTGAAAACAAATGAATAA
- a CDS encoding TlyA family RNA methyltransferase, producing MKKKRIDELLVEKGLAVNIDEARRFIMAGLAVANDKRIDKAGDLVPFDSVVRLKDRLPYVSRGGLKLKHAVDTFNLNMQNAFVMDIGSSTGGFTDVCLQEGAECVVAVDSGTAQLHNKLIHNEKVISFENTNFKYFEFEKVNRYCDFIVTDVSFISLCSIIPNAVNFCRQGTIFIALIKPQFEAERYEVEEGGIVCDKNIHKRVIKKVIEFAKEYNFSFIDITKSCITGAKGNIEYLSYFVYKGIYENNDIENIIEKVTV from the coding sequence ATGAAGAAAAAACGGATAGATGAGCTGCTGGTAGAAAAAGGACTTGCAGTAAATATAGATGAAGCAAGAAGGTTTATAATGGCAGGTTTAGCTGTAGCTAATGATAAGCGTATAGATAAAGCTGGTGATTTAGTGCCTTTTGATTCAGTAGTAAGGCTTAAAGACAGGCTGCCTTATGTCAGCCGTGGCGGCTTAAAATTAAAACATGCAGTAGATACATTTAACTTAAATATGCAGAATGCTTTTGTTATGGATATAGGCTCATCAACTGGTGGGTTTACTGATGTGTGTCTGCAGGAAGGTGCAGAATGTGTTGTTGCAGTAGATTCTGGCACTGCTCAGCTGCATAATAAACTTATCCATAATGAAAAAGTTATTTCTTTTGAAAATACTAATTTTAAATATTTTGAATTTGAAAAAGTAAACAGATATTGTGATTTTATAGTTACTGATGTGTCATTTATTTCACTATGCTCTATTATTCCTAATGCAGTTAATTTTTGCAGGCAGGGCACTATATTTATAGCACTTATAAAGCCTCAGTTTGAAGCAGAGCGTTATGAAGTAGAAGAAGGTGGCATAGTTTGTGATAAAAATATCCATAAAAGAGTAATCAAAAAAGTTATAGAGTTTGCAAAAGAATATAATTTTTCCTTTATAGATATAACAAAATCATGTATAACTGGTGCAAAAGGTAATATTGAATATTTGTCTTATTTTGTGTATAAAGGTATATATGAAAATAATGATATAGAAAATATAATTGAAAAGGTTACAGTGTAA